One region of Glycine max cultivar Williams 82 chromosome 9, Glycine_max_v4.0, whole genome shotgun sequence genomic DNA includes:
- the LOC100776297 gene encoding LEAF RUST 10 DISEASE-RESISTANCEUS RECEPTOR-LIKE PROTEIN KINASE-like 1.3 isoform X2, giving the protein MRLRRDIFVCCFTSTSSDTMQKEKHRKLEDGREITIQRFNGDQRYLLQQFINETIILNYLPHKNIVSIYGCASHHEESLLVTEYLSNGNLAAHLHSEKDEKITLPWLKRLDIAFDIANALNHLHNYGIIHRNVKSSNIFLDANFCAKVGNLLLSQKLPDGVPVHATHVTGDRAGSSGYMDPEYLTKGQLSVKNDVYSFGVVLCELLSSTLAKDWFLNEEDNIATVLSKKMENQALVELLDRRLGFDSNLKIKQVMTATAELAFMCMKCPQELRPNTEQVLEILNGIKPGRIETGSYSTKDISALKIFHNAELEEATNNFDNFLGKGGYGSVYYGKLKDGREVAVKCFHEENETEETIKQFMKETDILGLLHHQNLVSLYGRTSRNCDKPMLVYEYISNGTLTKHLHESSHGKLPWHTRLNIAIETAAALVFLHDSAIIHRDVKGSNILLDENFTVKVADFGFSRSLPDHATHVSTIPVGTRAYIDPDYYESGRVSDKSDVYSFGVVLFELISSIRPSSLEGTDDDTLAQYAKRKILNNQLNEVVDPSFRFGSDKNIMEMITAVAELAFQCVQCPKEFRPSMKQLLQTLQGIREGTWGFNQIT; this is encoded by the exons ATGAGATTGAGGCGTGATATCTTTGTGTGCTGTTTCACTAGCACATCTTCAGACACAATGCAAAAGGAAAAGCACA GAAAACTTGAGGATGGACGTGAGATTACAATTCAGCGCTTTAACGGAGACCAGCGCTACTTATTACAACAGTTTATCAATGAAACTATTATCCTAAATTACTTGCCTCACAAAAATATTGTGTCAATTTACGGGTGTGCTTCTCATCATGAGGAATCTCTGCTAGTGACAGAATACCTATCCAATGGCAATCTTGCTGCTCATCTTCATAGTGAAAAGGACGAAAAGATTACACTACCTTGGCTTAAACGATTGGATATAGCATTTGATATTGCAAATGCATTGAACCATCTTCACAATTATGGCATCATCCACCGCAATGTGAAGTCCAGTAATATTTTCCTAGATGCGAACTTTTGTGCAAAAGTTGGTAACCTTCTTTTGTCGCAGAAACTTCCAGATGGAGTTCCGGTGCATGCGACCCATGTTACTGGTGATAGGGCAGGGTCAAGTGGTTATATGGACCCAGAGTATTTGACAAAAGGCCAACTTAGCGTAAAAAATGATGTTTATAGCTTTGGGGTGGTTTTGTGTGAGCTTCTATCATCGACGCTGGCAAAAGACTGGTTTCTGAATGAAGAGGATAATATTGCTACCGTTTTAagcaaaaaaatggaaaaccaAGCTTTGGTGGAGCTGTTGGATCGAAGACTTGGCTTCGACTCAAACCTTAAGATCAAGCAGGTAATGACTGCTACAGCTGAGCTTGCATTTATGTGCATGAAATGTCCACAAGAATTAAGGCCAAACACGGAACAGGTGCTAGAGATTCTCAATGGCATAAAGCCAGGGAGAATTGAAACAGGCTCTTACTCAACAAAAG ATATCTCAGCTTTGAAAATCTTCCACAATGCTGAACTTGAAGAAGCTACTAACAATTTTGACAATTTCCTTGGAAAGGGAGGGTATGGAAGCGTGTACTATG GGAAACTTAAAGATGGGCGAGAGGTTGCAGTAAAATGTTTCCATGAAGAGAACGAGACAGAAGAGACCATTAAGCAATTCATGAAAGAAACTGACATCTTAGGTCTCTTGCACCATCAAAATCTGGTTTCACTTTATGGCCGCACTTCTCGCAATTGCGACAAACCCATGCTAGTTTACGAGTACATCTCCAATGGCACTCTTACTAAACATCTTCATGAATCTTCCCATGGTAAACTACCATGGCATACTAGATTGAATATTGCCATTGAAACTGCAGCTGCCTTGGTATTTCTTCATGACTCAGCTATCATCCACCGTGACGTAAAAGGGAGTAACATTCTGTTGGATGAAAATTTTACTGTCAAAGTTGCAGATTTTGGATTCTCACGGTCTCTTCCAGATCATGCTACTCATGTTTCAACTATTCCAGTAGGAACACGTGCTTACATAGATCCTGACTACTATGAATCTGGAAGAGTTAGTGACAAAAGTGATGTCTATAGTTTTGGGGTGGTCTTGTTCGAACTCATATCATCCATTCGCCCAAGTTCATTGGAAGGCACAGATGATGATACTCTCGCACAGTATGCAAAGAGAAAAATCTTAAACAATCAATTAAACGAGGTAGTGGATCCAAGTTTTCGGTTTGGTTCTGATAAAAACATAATGGAAATGATAACAGCAGTAGCAGAGTTAGCATTTCAGTGTGTGCAGTGTCCCAAGGAATTCAGGCCATCCATGAAACAGCTGCTACAGACCCTTCAGGGCATTAGGGAAGGAACATGGGGATTCAACCAGATAACATAG
- the LOC100775751 gene encoding uncharacterized protein, with protein sequence MLGTALQFGCVRGDDRFYIPVKARKNQNQRKPVQREKGVGETERTDSVSKRELVASENGNSNESSYSLKKPSSCPSVEPASNIDRFLESTTPLVTAQYLAKTTMRGWKTCDVEYQSYFALDDLWESFKEWSAYGAGVPLVLDQRQSVVQYYVPYLSAIQLYGQSDKKSNAKPRYTSEDSDGDYCRDSSSDGSSDSEFGKRTELFTAQRNSHYHTGDASFQMSRLSVHDHNTMQEGFSSDDSETGNPKDLLFEYFDHDPPYSREPLSDKILDLARDYPSLKSLRSCDLLPASWMCVAWYPIYRIPTGPTLKDLDACFLTYHTLHTPLTGNGGTQAPILVYPNDIDGGVPKISLPTFAMASYKLKGSIWTQNGVSESQVVNSLLQAADNWLRLLQVNHPDYQFFVSHGTYNR encoded by the exons ATGTTGGGGACTGCTCTGCAATTTGGTTGTGTTCGTGGTGATGATCGGTTTTACATTCCGGTGAAGGCAAGGAAGAACCAGAACCAGCGTAAACCGGTTCAGAGAGAGAAGGGTGTTGGTGAAACTGAGAGAACTGATTCAGTTTCAAAGAGGGAACTTGTTGCTTCTGAGAATGGGAATTCCAATGAGTCTTCATACTCGTTGAAGAAACCATCTTCTTGCCCTTCTGTAGAGCCTGCTAGTAACATTGATAGGTTTCTGGAATCCACAACTCCTTTAGTCACAGCTCAATATTTGGCCAAG ACAACAATGAGAGGTTGGAAGACTTGTGATGTGGAGTATCAATCTTACTTTGCTCTTGATGATCTCTGGGAATCGTTTAAGGAGTGGAGTGCGTATGGAGCAGGAGTCCCTTTGGTACTTGATCAAAGACAATCTGTTGTGCAATATTATGTTCCGTATTTGTCGGCTATTCAACTATATGGTCAATCAGATAAGAAGTCAAATGCTAAGCCAAG GTACACCAGTGAAGATAGTGACGGTGATTACTGCCGAGATTCAAGCAGCGATGGAAGCAGTGACAGTGAATTTGGAAAAAGGACTGAACTTTTTACAGCACAAAGAAATAGTCACTATCATACAGGTGATGCTTCGTTTCAAATGAGCAGGCTATCTGTACATGATCACAATACAATGCAAGAGGGATTTTCTAGTGACGATAGTGAAACTGGGAATCCTAAAGATCTTCTTTTTGAGTATTTTGATCATGATCCTCCTTATAGCCGTGAACCTTTGTCTGACAAG ATACTTGATCTTGCACGCGACTATCCTAGCCTCAAGTCTCTAAGAAGTTGTGATTTATTACCGGCCAGTTGGATGTGTGTAGCATG GTATCCTATATATCGAATACCCACCGGTCCAACATTAAAAGATTTAGATGCCTGCTTTCTTACATACCATACACTCCATACACCCTTGACAG GAAATGGAGGTACTCAGGCCCCAATTTTGGTTTATCCAAATGACATTGATGGCGGTGTGCCAAAGATTTCCTTACCAACTTTTGCAATGGCTTCCTATAAGTTAAAGGGATCTATTTGGACACAAAATGGAGTTAGTGAGAGTCAAGTAGTAAATTCTCTCTTGCAGGCTGCAGATAACTGGTTAAGGCTGCTTCAGGTGAATCACCCTGATTATCAGTTCTTCGTATCGCATGGCACATACAACAGGTGA
- the LOC100775206 gene encoding kinesin-like protein NACK1, whose translation MTVKTPGTPASKIDRTPVSTLGAARAREEKIVVTVRLRPLNRREQLAKDQVAWDCINDYTIVYKPPAHERTSQPASFTFDKVFGPASVTEAVYEEGVKKVALSALTGINATVFAYGQTSSGKTYTMRGITEKAVYDIYKHIMNTPERDFTIKISGLEIYNENVRDLLNSESGRSLKLLDDPEKGTVVEKLVEETAKDDKHLRHLISICEAQRQVGETALNDNSSRSHQIIRLTIQSTLRENADCVKSFVATLNFVDLAGSERAAQTHADGTRLKEGCHINLSLMTLTTVIRKLSVGKRSGHIPYRDSKLTRILQHSLGGNARTAIVCTLSPALSHVEQSRNTLLFATRAKEVTNNAQVNVVVSDKQLVKHLQKEVARLEAVLRTPDPSKEKDWKIQQMEMEIEELRRQRDLAQTQADELRRKLQDDQKVSNPVESPHLPVKKCLSFTGALSSLKPELGCERVRSSTLRQSMRQSSTAPFTLMHEIRKLEHLQEQLGEEANRALEVLQKEVACHRLGNQDAAETIAKLQAEIRGMRAVRSTTPKNVEVGSMVSINKSVSANLKEEITRLHSQGSTIANLEQQLENVQRSIDKLVMSLPNNFQHSPSEASPKNKKEHKRKKLLPLSSSNAANRQNFLRSPCSPLSTTQQVLESDIENRVPENDDIVSTDTLPESEKETPSKSEEAGDVSSKENTPGYRRSSSVNMKKMQKMFQNAAEENVRSIRAYVTELKERVAKLQYQKQLLVCQVLELEANEANGHNIDNEEYSCEPEEPQVSWQITFKEQQQEILELWDLCYVSIIHRTQFYLLFKGDPADQIYMEVELRRLTWLQQHLAELGNASPAPHVGEEPTISLSSSIRALKREREFLAKRLTTRLSLEEREALYMKWDVPLDGKQRKMQFISKLWTDPHDQIHVQESAEIVARLVGFRTGGNMSKEMFELNFVLPSDKRPWLMGWNHLTNLLNL comes from the exons ATGACTGTGAAAACACCTGGAACACCAGCTTCAAAGATAGATAGGACTCCGGTATCAACCCTGGGAGCAGCAAGAGCTAGGGAAGAGAAGATTGTGGTCACTGTTAGGCTAAGGCCTTTGAACAGAAGGGAGCAATTGGCTAAAGATCAGGTGGCATGGGACTGCATCAATGATTATACTATCGTGTATAAACCACCAGCGCATGAACGCACTTCTCAACCAGCATCATTTACTTTTG ATAAAGTTTTTGGTCCTGCTTCAGTAACTGAGGCAGTATATGAAGAAGGAGTAAAGAAAGTTGCATTATCTGCATTAACGGGCATTAATG CTACAGTTTTTGCTTATGGACAAACTAGCAGTGGAAAGACATACACAATGAGAGGAATAACAGAGAAGGCTGTCTATGATATCTACAAGCATATTATGAAT ACCCCTGAAAGAGATTTCACTATAAAAATATCTGGACTAGAAATATACAATGAGAATGTAAGGGACTTGTTAAATTCAGAATCTGGTCGCAGTTTGAAACTTCTTGATGATCCCGAg AAAGGTACTGTGGTTGAGAAATTAGTAGAAGAAACAGCAAAAGATGACAAGCATTTGAGACATTTAATCTCCATTTGTGAAG CTCAAAGGCAGGTTGGTGAAACTGCTCTAAATGATAACAGTTCACGGTCTCACCAGATAATAAGACTG ACAATTCAAAGTACTCTTCGTGAAAATGCTGATTGTGTGAAATCTTTTGTTGCAACCTTG AACTTTGTTGATCTTGCTGGAAGTGAGAGGGCTGCACAAACACATGCAGATGGCACTAGGCTGAAAGAAGGCTGCCATATTAACCTTAGCTTGATGACTCTTACAACTGTTATCAGGAAGCTCAG TGTTGGAAAAAGAAGTGGTCATATACCTTACAGGGATTCAAAGCTCACACGTATATTGCAACATTCCCTTGGTGGGAATGCACGCACTGCCATTGTTTGTACTTTGAGTCCAGCACTGAGTCATGTAGAGCAATCACGAAATACTCTCCTGTTTGCTACCCGGGCAAAGGAAGTAACGAATAACGCTCAAGTTAATGTG GTTGTATCAGACAAACAGCTTGTTAAACATTTACAAAAGGAAGTTGCAAGGCTGGAGGCAGTGTTGCGCACTCCTGATCCATCTAAAGAAAAGGATTGGAAAATTCAACAg ATGGAAATGGAAATTGAAGAGCTGAGACGCCAGAGAGATCTTGCACAAACTCAGGCGGATGAATTACGCAGAAAGCTTCAGGATGACCAGAAG GTCTCAAACCCAgttgaatcaccacatctgccAGTGAAGAAATGCCTGTCATTCACTGGTGCACTATCATCACTAAAACCAGAGCTAGGATGTGAGAGAGTAAGAAGCTCAACATTAAGACAGTCGATGAGGCAATCCTCTACTGCTCCTTTTACCCTTATGCATGAAATTCGAAAACTTGAGCACCTCCAAGAGCAGCTGGGTGAAGAAGCCAATAGAGCTTTGGAAGTATTACAAAAGGAAGTGGCATGTCATAGACTAGGTAACCAAGATGCAGCTGAGACAATTGCAAAGCTGCAAGCAGAAATAAGGGGAATGCGTGCTGTTAGGTCAACCACACCCAAGAATGTTGAAGTTGGAAGCATGGTTTCTATCAACAAGAGTGTCAGTGCTAATCTCAAGGAAGAGATTACCCGACTTCATTCACAAGGAAGCACCATTGCAAATCTTGAACAGCAGCTTGAAAATGTTCAAAGGTCCATAGACAAGTTGGTGATGTCTCTCCCGAACAACTTCCAACACTCACCCAGTGAAGCATCCCCTAAGAATAAAAAGGAACACAAAAGGAAAAAGTTGCTTCCTTTGTCTTCAAGCAATGCTGCCAATCGCCAAAACTTCCTAAGATCTCCCTGCTCACCATTATCTACTACACAGCAAGTTTTGGAATCTGATATTGAAAATAGAGTCCCTGAGAATGATGATATTGTTTCAACTGATACTCTTCCTGAGTCCGAGAAGGAGACTCCATCAAAGAGTGAAGAAGCTGGAGATGTTTCATCAAAGGAAAATACTCCAGGTTATCGACGCTCTAGTTCAgttaacatgaagaaaatgcagaaaatgttTCAGAATGCAGCAGAGGAGAATGTAAGAAGTATAAGAGCATATGTGACAGAATTGAAAGAACGTGTGGCCAAACTGCAGTACCAAAAGCAGTTACTTGTTTGCCAG GTGCTTGAACTTGAAGCAAACGAAGCAAATGGCCACAACATAGACAATGAAGAATATTCATGTGAACCGGAGGAACCCCAGGTTTCATGGCAAATAACATTTAAAGAGCAGCAGCAGGAGATCCTTGAACTATGGGATCTATGCTATGTCTCCATTATTCACAGGACccagttttatttattattcaaggGAGACCCGGCTGATCAAATATACATGGAAGTAGAACTAAGGCGTTTGACATGGTTGCAGCAACACCTAGCAGAACTTGGGAATGCAAGCCCAGCTCCTCATGTTGGAGAAGAACCAACTATCTCGTTGTCATCAAG CATTAGAGCTTTGAAACGAGAAAGGGAATTTCTGGCCAAGAGACTGACAACACGTTTGTCACTGGAGGAGAGGGAGGCGTTGTATATGAAATGGGATGTTCCTCTTGATGGGAAGCAGAGGAAGATGCAGTTTATCAGCAAGCTTTGGACTGATCCTCATGACCAAATCCATGTACAGGAGAGTGCAGAAATAGTTGCAAGGCTTGTGGGTTTCAGGACAGGAGGCAACATGTCAAAGGAGATGTTTGAACTGAACTTTGTGCTTCCATCTGACAAGAGGCCATGGTTAATGGGCTGGAATCACTTAACAAACTTGCTTAATTTGTAA
- the LOC100776297 gene encoding wall-associated receptor kinase 2 isoform X1, whose amino-acid sequence MRLRRDIFVCCFTSTSSDTMQKEKHSKLKWRIFPYKELRKATNNFDRFHFIGKRGGKTGLITQYHGKLEDGREITIQRFNGDQRYLLQQFINETIILNYLPHKNIVSIYGCASHHEESLLVTEYLSNGNLAAHLHSEKDEKITLPWLKRLDIAFDIANALNHLHNYGIIHRNVKSSNIFLDANFCAKVGNLLLSQKLPDGVPVHATHVTGDRAGSSGYMDPEYLTKGQLSVKNDVYSFGVVLCELLSSTLAKDWFLNEEDNIATVLSKKMENQALVELLDRRLGFDSNLKIKQVMTATAELAFMCMKCPQELRPNTEQVLEILNGIKPGRIETGSYSTKDISALKIFHNAELEEATNNFDNFLGKGGYGSVYYGKLKDGREVAVKCFHEENETEETIKQFMKETDILGLLHHQNLVSLYGRTSRNCDKPMLVYEYISNGTLTKHLHESSHGKLPWHTRLNIAIETAAALVFLHDSAIIHRDVKGSNILLDENFTVKVADFGFSRSLPDHATHVSTIPVGTRAYIDPDYYESGRVSDKSDVYSFGVVLFELISSIRPSSLEGTDDDTLAQYAKRKILNNQLNEVVDPSFRFGSDKNIMEMITAVAELAFQCVQCPKEFRPSMKQLLQTLQGIREGTWGFNQIT is encoded by the exons ATGAGATTGAGGCGTGATATCTTTGTGTGCTGTTTCACTAGCACATCTTCAGACACAATGCAAAAGGAAAAGCACAGTAAGTTGAAGTGGCGAATCTTTCCCTACAAGGAACTTAGAAAAGCCACAAATAATTTTGATCGATTTCATTTCATTGGAAAGAGAGGTGGAAAGACAGGCCTTATCACTCAATATCACG GAAAACTTGAGGATGGACGTGAGATTACAATTCAGCGCTTTAACGGAGACCAGCGCTACTTATTACAACAGTTTATCAATGAAACTATTATCCTAAATTACTTGCCTCACAAAAATATTGTGTCAATTTACGGGTGTGCTTCTCATCATGAGGAATCTCTGCTAGTGACAGAATACCTATCCAATGGCAATCTTGCTGCTCATCTTCATAGTGAAAAGGACGAAAAGATTACACTACCTTGGCTTAAACGATTGGATATAGCATTTGATATTGCAAATGCATTGAACCATCTTCACAATTATGGCATCATCCACCGCAATGTGAAGTCCAGTAATATTTTCCTAGATGCGAACTTTTGTGCAAAAGTTGGTAACCTTCTTTTGTCGCAGAAACTTCCAGATGGAGTTCCGGTGCATGCGACCCATGTTACTGGTGATAGGGCAGGGTCAAGTGGTTATATGGACCCAGAGTATTTGACAAAAGGCCAACTTAGCGTAAAAAATGATGTTTATAGCTTTGGGGTGGTTTTGTGTGAGCTTCTATCATCGACGCTGGCAAAAGACTGGTTTCTGAATGAAGAGGATAATATTGCTACCGTTTTAagcaaaaaaatggaaaaccaAGCTTTGGTGGAGCTGTTGGATCGAAGACTTGGCTTCGACTCAAACCTTAAGATCAAGCAGGTAATGACTGCTACAGCTGAGCTTGCATTTATGTGCATGAAATGTCCACAAGAATTAAGGCCAAACACGGAACAGGTGCTAGAGATTCTCAATGGCATAAAGCCAGGGAGAATTGAAACAGGCTCTTACTCAACAAAAG ATATCTCAGCTTTGAAAATCTTCCACAATGCTGAACTTGAAGAAGCTACTAACAATTTTGACAATTTCCTTGGAAAGGGAGGGTATGGAAGCGTGTACTATG GGAAACTTAAAGATGGGCGAGAGGTTGCAGTAAAATGTTTCCATGAAGAGAACGAGACAGAAGAGACCATTAAGCAATTCATGAAAGAAACTGACATCTTAGGTCTCTTGCACCATCAAAATCTGGTTTCACTTTATGGCCGCACTTCTCGCAATTGCGACAAACCCATGCTAGTTTACGAGTACATCTCCAATGGCACTCTTACTAAACATCTTCATGAATCTTCCCATGGTAAACTACCATGGCATACTAGATTGAATATTGCCATTGAAACTGCAGCTGCCTTGGTATTTCTTCATGACTCAGCTATCATCCACCGTGACGTAAAAGGGAGTAACATTCTGTTGGATGAAAATTTTACTGTCAAAGTTGCAGATTTTGGATTCTCACGGTCTCTTCCAGATCATGCTACTCATGTTTCAACTATTCCAGTAGGAACACGTGCTTACATAGATCCTGACTACTATGAATCTGGAAGAGTTAGTGACAAAAGTGATGTCTATAGTTTTGGGGTGGTCTTGTTCGAACTCATATCATCCATTCGCCCAAGTTCATTGGAAGGCACAGATGATGATACTCTCGCACAGTATGCAAAGAGAAAAATCTTAAACAATCAATTAAACGAGGTAGTGGATCCAAGTTTTCGGTTTGGTTCTGATAAAAACATAATGGAAATGATAACAGCAGTAGCAGAGTTAGCATTTCAGTGTGTGCAGTGTCCCAAGGAATTCAGGCCATCCATGAAACAGCTGCTACAGACCCTTCAGGGCATTAGGGAAGGAACATGGGGATTCAACCAGATAACATAG